The Pocillopora verrucosa isolate sample1 chromosome 9, ASM3666991v2, whole genome shotgun sequence genome includes the window CTTTGAGCCACTTGAGGAGTCAGTCCTGTTTAAACAGGAATGGTGTTTAAATCCGGCCGGAGATATCCGCAgttcttaattttaaaataaaacacttaTTTACTCGCATCATAAAATAACAAGTACGGGAGGAGAGCTGCAAGGGGCCACTGGACAAAAATGTACACAATACGGGTGGCAAATAAGCCTTAAAAAGCTACTTCTTTCATCGGTGATGTTGATAAGTTCCCTGTCATTACTTTATGGAATATTAATAATCTTTCTacaacaaacaataaaataagACGAGTAGCTTTTGGACACAACGTTGTTTAATTATCAACTAAAATAGACTACTTACCGATTAAATTATTGCGTGAAGAGGCAACAGGTTGTTCAAAAGTGAATAGTTACGGAATAAGTGCATGTAGCTCACAGACACAGACGTACTTCCGGTTATCACCGGGACGACCGGAAATACTTGTACGTCTGCGTTTGGGAGGCTTTCTCTAGTGGTCGAGTGTATCCGTTTGTCGACTCCTACTAATAGAGCTAAAGAAGATTTCATCTTGACCTATCTAAATCAAGGAGACATCTCCTTAATTTTCAATCCCTCATTCTTAAATTCTTTGTTCTAAACACATAGGTCTTCGTCTTTGCGTTGGCAGACTTCTTCGAGTGATCAAACGTATCCGTTGGTTGATCCCTACCAGTGGAACCAAAGAGATATCCTCTCATCTCactaataaaagaaatgatgaaaaaaaatgtcttctacattttcattctttatttttagATTCTTGGATCCCAGCAAAAAGGTATTTGTTTTTGCATTGGCAAACTGGATCGGTTGATCGAGTGTATCGGATTTTCGACTCCCACTGATAGAGCTAGAGATATAATCCTAACTTATTTTAACCAAAGAGATATAATCTTTATTTTCAGTCTCTTATTCTTTAATTCTTGGGTCCAATCACATATAAAAGTTTTCGTCTTTGCGTTGGCAGAATAGTTCGAGTGGTTGAACGTGTGCGTTGGTCGACTCCAACAATAGCACTAAAGAGATATCCTGGCTTTtatcttattaaaaaaaaaaaaaaaaaaaaaaaaaacgttaatgaatttttctttgattcttgGATACCAACACGAAGGTCTTCGTCTTTGCGTGGGAAGACTACGTAGAGTTGTCGAGCATATCCGGTAATTGCTTAGGGATAGGGTTGCTTAGGGTCGTCTACTCATAGTACATTGATAAATTTATGTCATCTTACCTAAACAAGGAGATATCATCTTAATTTTCGATCCCTCACTCTAACATTTTTAGGTACAAACCCATACGTCCTCGCCTTTGCGTTGGCAAACTAGTTTAAGTGGTCGAGCATATATCCTCTTGCTGTCGAGTCCTTGTTCTTAAATTCTTGGATTCAAACATAGAGGTCCTCGTCTTTGATCCCACTAAAAACTTAGAGAATTTCAAGCTCACCGTGGTGATCATGACGTGTTTGGATTAAGGCCGATGAATTCTTTCCACCACACATCATCACAGTGTCTCTGCCGAAAGTAACCACTGTGAGAATCCGCTTGGAAAGAATACAGGTTTTGCGGACCAATAGGAAGTaactgagaaagaaatttgtgtCAGCCATTCTTTTGGTTATTTATCCGTTGCAATAATATAATCACTGATTGGCGACTTTGAACTACTTTTATGATCCGCTGGCCTAAATGAGGAAAAGCGAGGCAGAAGGGGCGGTGAAATGCGCATTACATTTCGTTGTGTACGTGCGATACCATTGCTGATTATCACTAAGAGAATCACCTCTGTAAGAAcgcattaaatttttttccagcgtAAGGTAGCCGACGAAAAGGGTTGGCAGATAATGACTAGATCAAAAAAATATACCAGGAAATTGAATCTGTTTTTCTGGCCCAGCGCACGAGAGCCTATAACGAGGCTAACACCAGTAATTGTCTCTATGGTATATAACTCATTTAAATGAGGAAACACAAAAGATGGCTAAAAGAGACTAGTCTTCTTATTCCACCCTTCGCCCATCCTCGTGTGAAGTCTGGTGTTTGTTCAAGCTAGTCTAGAAGTTTCGATCTGTGAACAAATATCTTCTGTGCCTCAGCTCAAGAAAAACAGCGTCGAGTTTCACTTAAATTCGTGACCTTATGACGTTTCAGTAGCACATTCCTAATTCTATCGGGTCACTCTTCTCGACTTTCAGTCGCGTTCAAAATATCTCTTAAGGATACTGCTTCTTCTCTTAGCTCAAGCACATTgatttctattttctatttagTTCTTTATTTCGCGGGATTCGTTAGAATCGAACTGAAGTTTGATGTTTACGATCGGAGGTTGGAAGCTGTCGAGGAAGTCGTCGCTATGATGAAATATGAGAGGGCAAAGGAGAACTTGAACTCGAAGGTCTGTCATGCTTGAACAAGTAAAATGGCTGAATCTGTGTCGTTGGCTTATGTCGTTAACGACCAACGTGGGGGTAAACATGGTAAAATAGTAACAAACATTGATGGGATTATATTCACGAGGACTGAGGGCTTTATAAAAATTTCGCAAAGATCATGCTCGTTACTCCACGCTCACATTTCATTTCTTACGGTTAAGATGGATAAGTTCTGATGTGAGAGATGGGAAAATGTTTTGAACATTAATATCGAGACAAACTTAAGTTCTTTGAGCCAAACATAATGGACATAATGAAGTTTGCGTTTTCAAAGAATTCGATACATACAGAGGCTGTTATTCTCACACTTGTCTGACCCTCGCAGTACCTGATTACACTTTTGCACTTAAAATAAGTGCGATACAATTACGATTCCAGTGGAAGTAGACAAAAtatgtattttatttcaatgtaCAAGTGAACCACGTCCAAAAACAGATAATTTTTCCTTGGTTCCCTAGCTCGCGGCAAAATTTTAGATcaccttttcatttttaactgagCATCTATTTTTCTCATCTGACTCTTagaaatctttgaaattaatttcacacaAATTTCACGATGACTTTCCCCCGGCTTTATTGGATGCCAGAATTGATAATTTCCTAATCATAACAATATTTGAGTTGCAGATTTTCGGAAAGACGCAGGCTTTTTACATCAAAGATTCCCAAGAAGTGCTGGTCAATGAGACGACTGATATGATGGAACTTTTAAAGAACATCGTGACTTTACGTATGAAGATTTgcgaaagaaatggaaaacgcCGAAACGTTTGCCCAGCAGGGCCACAGGGACCACCAGGGAGAGCTGGACCCAAGGGTGACAAGGGCAACCGAGGAAGAGTGGGCAAAAGGGGATTACAAGGAATGATGGGGCAGCCTGGTAGAGTTGGTAAGCACGGACCACCAGGAATACGAGGAGAAAAAGGCATCAAAGGAGACATCGGGACGCCGGGTATCCCAGGGAATAAAGGCGAACCAGGAGAATATATTTCCGCCCCTAAAGTGATAATTTCTTCTTCACAAATAACAGTCAATGAATTCGACACTGTCTCGCTTACCTGTTCCGCCACAGGAAATCCCAAACCTCAGCTATCTTGGTCAAAGACGACGGGATCGTTACCTAGAAACAGGATCAAGACAACCGCTGACGGAGTGATGCAGATACATGATGTGCGCGCAGAAGACACCGGCACATACAAGTGTGTAGGAAACAATGTTCTTGGAAATGATGAAACCCAAGTGGTGGTTCAAAGTAAGTGAGAGTTACTTTAATGTAAGTGCAGTGGCTTGAGGAAGCAAACATTACTCCCTTTtaagcctttaaccctttttagtataattgctcctGTGATTATACAGATGCGTGCGCTCTGTTCGCTCGCTATAATCACCTTGCGCGAAGTGATTACAGCAAGAGCGTTTAAGTTAAAATATTGCTGCCTCGCGTTTTGTCAGTATTACAGAGGAAGTGATGAACGCGGTAAAAGAAAATTCGATCATGAAGAGCACGCAAGATGCTGTAGTagcatttttcaaaagaaagacatGAAGTTTTTGCCAATTGAATTATATCAACCTATAAAATTCTAGTGGAAAGTCGCTGCTCATCTCGCTGAAGTGTAATAAAAACAGTTGAAACAGAATGGTTTCAACGTCAAAACGAATATTTACAACAGAAATCATAAGCACCTaagcaattatactaaaacaattattcgcctcaGGCGCAGTgaaaattgttgaataatccctaAGACGAAGTCGAGGGGATTATTCAACTGGCTTCGCTTTCGGCAAATAATTGTCAAAtaacctaacatcagtgtgcatttCCTCGATGCTGTTCTCCCTACAATTCCTGTGGTCCTTTCAAGGAGCATTagtccaacaatcaagagctacttaAGTTTgcgattttttcctttatttacaAGACCTTAGTACTTTGAGAGATTTTAGATGCTTTTCAAtcttaggagtttaagggttaccATGCCACACAGTGCACTTACACATTTTATTCCCAAACAAGGATAAAAGAGACTCGTGGGAAATTGCCACAGGTTTTTCTTTAACATTGTTTGGCGTGTAGTCTTGTCTATCATTCGCTGGCGGTTGCGTACATATTCGCAAAAAATTCGGCGTTCCTTGAAAAGCTGCatatttcttaatgaaaatatgatatttgtagaaattttgatttctaaatttattttattaaatcaGTCTCGCCGAAAATTTCCCTCAAAGTTTGGCGTGCAGTCCTGTCTATCATTCGTTGGCGGTTGCGTGCATATTCACAAAAAATTCGGCGTTCCTTGAAAAGCTGCacatttcttaatgaaaacatgatTTGTagaaattttgatttataaattcattttattaaatTAGCCTCGCCGAAAATTTCCCTCAAGCCGGGCCCCTTCCTATGTGGCAGTTGGCAACACAATCATGCTTCCCAAGTGTGCTGTTGCCAGTTTTCCAGCTGCAAAGATTGTTTGGACAAAGATATCAGTCCCTGACTTACATCCACGTATGAGAGACATCAGTGACGGACAACTGTCGATCGTTAACGTTCATAAGGAAGATTCGGTATTTTATCAGTGCAGGGCTACTAACAAGATTGGAGTCGCTGTGGCCATAACGCATCTTGTCGTAGTTGACGATCCAGTAATCACTGTCAGACCACCTCCACAGCTTTCTGTAAATCATGGTCAAACTGTTAGCTTACGCTGTGAAGCTAGGGGTGAACCAAAACCCAAAGTATCCTGGCTGAAGGAAAACGGTGCATTACCACTTGGAAGATCGAATGTTAGCATCAATGGAACACTTAAACTTTGGAAGTGAAATCTCAGGATGCTGGTAAATATATTTGTGTGGCGTCTTCAGCAGGTATATTTACAACTTCCACTTCCGTACAGCTTTCAGGTATGCTGTGTTAGGCCTCTTAGTTAATGATATTTTCTAATTTAACTTTCCTTATCGTAGGAAACTTTCTCTCTAATGGGAATTCAGTCGAGCCTCGTtccaatatttttgtttctgcCGGCTCGCTGCTCATTCCACCTATCCAAGAGATCAGTTAATTTTCTCCGTACCTCCCACTCCATAATTTGAAAGTAGACAGAAATGTTTGATTTCTATACAAGTTTTGATACGTGCTCTTGTTGAGGGCATACTCGTCTCTCTCACGATTTGCTGACTTAAATCCTTAACTGTATTCTCAGTCCTGGCTTGTAGACCGGTGGGAGTGGCTGACATAAATAAGATACCTGACGCTAGGATGTCATCAAGCTCACACTATGATAAGTACTTTGCCTTTTATGGACGTCTGAATGGATCAAGAGGCCGCGGAGGATGGTGTGCTAGGACCAAAAATGACAGAGGAGACCACCTTCAAATCGACATGGGAGAGGTCCACTCCGTATGTGCTGTGGCAACGCAAGGGAAACTCACCGGATCATATGTCACAAGCTACAAACTGTATTTCTCCATTGATGGGGTAAACTGGATGGTGTACACAGAGTTGAATAAAATGAAGGTAAAGAAGAAACATTTAACTGATTTTACGATTACAGAAAATGAAAGAACTCAGTACGAAGTACAAACCCCCTGCACCACCTGTAATTGATACTTGTCGAAAACACGGGAGGAAAAAAGAATCACCGTACTGATCTGAAAGAGAAATATCTTACTCTTCCGTTAGCGTATTTTACTCGGTCACGGTAGAAAAGTGAAGTTCAGAAAGAAAATCAGGTCAAGGTTTTCCTTTTCAACCTGTGATTTTTCTCCTAGGGTGTTTATTGAATTGAcgatttaataaaattttagtgCTTCTTTGATTAAGCGAATATTCgtaacttcttttaaaaaaattacgacTTATTTCCTCGTAAGATCAGTTTGAAAACAACGGTAGGTACTGTTGAAActgtacttttctttttccgtAGATATTTGGAGCAAACACGGATAGAACCAGCGTTGTCCAACATTTGATTCACAGCCCAACTCGAGCAAGATTTTTTCGGTTTTATCCTGTCACGCACTGGGTTTATCCTTGTATGAGAGTTGAAATATATGTGCAACGATTAGAAAAGGGAACTGAGTAACCACAGGTGTATATATCGAATTATGGTTATGAGAAATGGCGACGTTTCACCAGGACTGAAATAGGGCCTTGGTTCATTAATAATCCTTATAGAACTCGCTTGAAACACAAAACATATTACTTTTactcactgttttttttattgtccaACATCAGAGTTAGGAAGTTGGTAAATCAGAATCATTTCCTGAGGACAAGTTTTCTACTCGTATACGCAATTGATCAAGGAATTAACTTATTAGCTTTTTTCCAACCACATGCATCAACCGCCTCGGTGATTCGCAAAGGCAGAAATAATCTACATTTAGTGATccttttcatcatttttgagTAGGCAACGGCTATTTTGTCGATATAAATAGTGAACCTTGGAAAAAAGGTTgtgacttttttgttttgaatttttccccatttttcttttaaattgtctaTTTCATCACAATTTCACTGACTGGTCcataaatacaaaattctcaaaacatCCGCTACAACAACTGCAAGAAGTACAACCACTGCAGCTCTTTGCCATTGCTGCCAACGACTTGCTTGACCTTGAACGACTCTTTCGGGCGTGAGCGTAGTGCGAACACCGCTGACAGCACCTTTTGGTAACGGCTCGACCAGACCAGGTGAATGAACTTCGGTATGGCTTAGGACACGTGCCATTTGAAAGTGCTCTCCTGCAGATGTGATTTCTACTTGTACCATTTTACCCATGAGATCACCCTCACTTTTGTGAATGAGTACCTAAAATAAGAGCAAGAAGTGGTTAAGTTTCTGTTTTCAGGgaaaaaaagcgaaacaaagTGATTAATCGACGATACACTTTAAGGGCATCTGAAAAGTTCAGCCTCTCAGACAACCACCAGTAACGAAAAATCGACAACCTAAGAGAGCCGAAGATGACACGAGTAGCAACGATGAAGAGTTACCACGACACAATTGACAAAGGATTGAAGAGTTACAAGCCATAAGCAGCAAACACCACATGCAAGGAAAGATGATGACATCAAAGGCATCAAGGGCTAACGTTTACAATACACGCTAGGAGGAAAGTCTTTGAGGTAAGGAAAAGACCCGTTTGACCAGTAACTTAGTTGGCCAACCCGAGAGACTAGGTAATGAGTAACACTTACCTGATCATAATATTTGTTGTGACCGACAAAGTGAGCTTGATCCTTTGCGTCTTCTGTTATCAGGACTGTTTGATGCTCACCCAccttaacaaaaacaaaagaatacaaTAAAAACCACTGCATCGGGCTCTTTACTATACCAcataaaacaaaccaaaaaaaacaaataaacataaacaagataacgaaacaaacaaacaaaaacaaaaaaaagaagcagcAAAAGGGTCAACGCTTAAGACATGCCAACCTTGTGATCATACGGATGGTAGCTGTGGAAGACTTTGGATATTTCTCTTGTTCTCTTCTTAAcctgaacattttaaaattcaataCCAAATTAGCATGAAAGAAAATCCCTGGCCGCTGCTGGGAGCAGAAGTCATTGCACTGTACCTCTTCTGTAGGTAGTCTTTTCATCCTTGCAGCAGGTGTCCCAGGGCGAGGATAAAACTGATTAATAAACAGACTGGGGAACTTGTATTGATCAACTAGAGCCACAGTCTCCTGAAAGTCCTCCCAAGTCTCTGTAGGAAAGCCACAGATCACGTCTGTTGCTATGGTTACCCCTGGTACCCTGAAGATTGGATTCAAAAGCTTTAACTCTGAGTTCACACTCTTTTGAGctaacaatgaaaatgaaaacaatgaaaaaatccagattttcttttttgaaatttcccTTGACTTATGATTAAGAAGTTggtttcaaaattatgaaaaaaaaaattattcaacgacaaaatttctttctttgttattcCAGCAAAATCATGTTTTTGGTCATTTTCAATAGCTTCAATGCGAAGCTTGAGAAGGGATTTTGTAGAATTTGTGATCTCTCTTCATTTTCCTAGACCAGTTTCCTTGGTAATCTCATGACAGAAATGTTGTCCTACATAATTGTCACTTACATTCAGTTTAAATTCAGTTGTATGCCACATAAACTGTTTCTCCATTATTGGTAGCAATCATTTGATCAAttgtatctttcttttttttaaaaaaaaatcaaacttggTGTAAAATTCCTTCACCCTTTTGCAGCACTCCTGAGATAGATAAAGGTTCCCTAAAAATTTGATACATATGGTATGATGGTGATACTTTGTCCACTCTTTCTATCTTTCAATATCATTAACCAATGCATATATAAGGAAACCCCTAGGATGTATCATCTCATCTAGATGACAAAAAAGGAATTCCATGgcaatttttcttaatcactGGAACCAAATGTGTAAAGACTTCTTAAATTTAAGGCACCAGGGAACTAGTAAATCCTCATCACAAACCTAACCATAGTGTGCCttataatttaaaaaagttatcctaaagaaaatgaatagatcCTTTTCAAAATAATACTAAAGAACTACTGCAGTTTAAGAGGAAATCCTAGCATATCTCCCACACAGACTAGACTGTAGATGAATGGCCAAATAAAAACTTGTCAGAGAATGCATGCATGCGTAACTCTTACTTTACAAAAAAGGTTTGCCTACAGAAACAGGGTTTCTTAATTATATTCATAATGTGGACTTACTTTTCTCTTAAGAAATCGACAACATGACGAAAATCATCAGCACAATACTCTCTTTTCATGTCACTGAGAACATTGTCTGATGCACTCTGGACAGGAACATGTAGAAAACTGTAAACACGGGGATGGTTCAATATCTTTGCCATTTCCtgagaagaaggagaaaaaattttgttaaactgTGTCATCAATCACTGGACATaaggaatgacaaaaaaatgcatACACATGCATGAGCTTATGAATGTCACCAACAACAGTATGATTTTCTCAACTGcaaaaaatgacacaaacaaTGGTACATGCATTTTTTCTCAACTGTACAAACTGTAACATGGTGTAGTGGTTCTGTTTCCTGAACTCAGGAAACACACTTGTGTTTCAGCTTTGGCTGGGTAACTGTAATTAGTATTTAGTTCTGAGTAAAAAAGATTACCTTGAAACTGTCCCTGTCCAGTCTGGATTTTACAGACCCAGTAACCTGAAAAAATTGCTTGAAGGGGTGGGTGGGGAAGGTTGGCTGACCACCTTCATGTTGGCTACATGCACCTAGACTAACAAGTCATACTGCATTTACCTCCAAGTGTTCCAGAATATAGGGTGGGTTTGTCATTCCAATCCTCAACATAGCCCCTTCTGGAATTACCTCTACAAGTTGCCATAGCAACTCAGGTAATGTCACTCCAATATCTTTGCCATAAGCTCCTGTGTCTTCACTGGTCAACCAAAGTTCTACAACTCCCTCTGAAGGAAGCAAATTTGAGGTGATTTGCAACACAAATTTAATATTcagaaattgaatgaaaattctaAACTCACGTTAAAGCAAACTCTTTTTGCATATTTCAAACTGCCCTATGCAAGACTTATAAACCAAGTATTTTTGATTTTATATGTAGGTATGTacaatttaacaaatagattccaagttgccgtgggtctgttcagtaatagatcacagatgacgtcaaaatgtggtaagaacaaaaaagtggcacacaaggcgcagctgagcgtgtcactgatgttcttaccacattttgacgtcctctgtgatctattactgaacagacgcactgcaacttggaatctaattataaagaattttaaaaagttttaatgatgatgtcatctgtatgtctgtcctccaatagatcataagtgagaaccaatcaaaacacgtgataactgagcttattatataatatgaTATAGAACACTATgtacaagattaaaaaaaaacaaaacaaaacaaaacaaaacaaaaatgatatgaCAGACTTTCTTTTACCTTCAAAGGCTTGCTTGGCCCTTTCAACAATCTCTTCAGGAGGATAACTGCCCAGATCACCTCGTGCATGCTTAGTTTTGCAGTAAGTGCACTGGTTCAAGCACCTTTAACGAAGGACATGTACcaatattattatcatatcattatcaaaattaatatcaaCTAAGTATGTACAGGGTGTGTATGGCTGTGCTTCTTGCACAAGTAAAATAATGCATCAAATTAAGAGCCCTCTTAAAAATAGTGCCTTCTTTTGAATCAAAACACCATATGACTTTTCTGAAAACTGGCAATTGCTTCATCTGTGACAACAATTCTgattaatcataaaaaaatgcaaatgtcTGAGAGAAGTTAATCATTCACCCACACCAAACTTTATGGGATGCCTTGTAGCattaagataaaataaaaggacTAATGtattaactcccagaaatgagCAACATGTAACTTCATACATCATCTGGAAAACAAGccatgagaatactcaaactcatctggtataagttgttatcttgatctgatacaaaattcttgtaactacATACActataaaatttaaaaggaaatgtgtagcagctagaaaggagaattaaaaaccaaatcttgagagtttaagggtCAATGGGGCTCTTCTTTCATGTATGTATCATTTTACTCACCCAGTGTTGATGGCTATAATTTCTATCAAAGGATTTTTTCGgatttttgggagatccagaGGAGCTCCCCCAGTTTTCTTTCCACCAACTTTCTTCTGACCAAGAAGTCGAACTGTATGACCTACAAagcattgaaattgaaaaaaattgatggttgGAATCAAAATGTCTACCTGATTTACAAGTAGTTTCATGTATTTTCACAATGTTCAATGTGCACAATCATCATACCATGTAAATTAAGGATATAAGTTGGAATCAAACATAATAAATATGAAATGCTAAGAAGCTTGCTTCACCTTTTAATGTTTCTTCTACCACCTCCACCACCCTGTCAATTTGTTGAACCTGAAAATATTAATCAAAATTAGAGCAAAAAGGTCACTGTCACAGTTTTTCCACCACAGAAGGAAAAATACAGATGTTGATGTCATTTTCCTTAAGAGGGGCTAAATGAAGTATTAATTTAAGATAAAATAATACTGGCATTGCAAGTCAAGTTGtcttaaaatttgtcaacaagTTTACATTCACTATACCTTGAAGGTTTTTTCTCTCTGCAGGGAATTAATTCAtcacttgaaaaaaacattcttaattgttttcttcatcccAGTCTCTCTCCACAAGCTAAAAGTCACCAAAGTTACTCAAAACTTGAGAAtcagaaacttaaaaaaaaaaaaactacttcatatcattgaataaaaacaaactatttttcctttcaacaaaATTCACTCGATTGCCCTTCTTTTGTGGTGAAAATGATCCAAAATCCAGTAAATTTTGGAAGACAATTTATATATTCCCTGCAAGAGACTATCAGATAGGCCAAGACAGTTAGCTTGTATATAATTTCAGTGAACTTACCCCAATCACACTAATTCCTTTAATTGACTGGTGTTTGGGCTGGCCTTGTGGTACACAGCCTGCTACAACCAAATGTTTGTCTAGCTCTTGAGCCCTCTTGATGGCATTCCGAAAGTTATCCTCTGAAGGGTTTTTCACTGTGCAACTGTTCAGTAGCCACAGATCAGCTGCTTCAGAATCatctaagaaacaaaacaaaacaaaaacaactattATAACTACATATAACAAGGCAAGGAAATTGTTTCAGCTGAGACTCACTTGATGGTTCAGAGTACTTTAAAGTTCTAAGCCCAAATATTCTATACcaatatttcattgaattttcagAACATTTAATCAGCAATAATGTACAACCAAAGTACAGTATATCACTTTCATAAATGCTGCATGCACTGATTCAATGTCAGCAACAACTATCTTCTACAGACCTTTACCCAGACCTACTCAGACATTTACTCAGTCAGAAGATCATAGTCTACAAGATCTGTATTTCTGTTACCATTTAACCTTTCTCTTTTTCACAACTGTCAATCAACCTTATACATGTATATAACCATGTACTGTGGTAGCTGGTGAAAGAATCATTACAGAACCTGTTATTTTATATCCATATGCTGCAAGCTGCCCAGCCATGTATTCTCCATCACTGTTATTGTGGGAGCATCCCCAAGTTCTGATGTAAATTTTCTGTGTTCCCGGTATAATACTATCTCCCACAGGCAATTCATTTAAGTTGTTCCTTGTCGATTTTACTCTTGCCTTTGGTAGAACAGCTCCCCTAGGAGTGATCCGATCATTAGGAGTAAGATCATCTTTTTTCACAGCATCCTCAATGTCACACACATCCAAATCGCAGGATGGCATTTTT containing:
- the LOC131775393 gene encoding threonylcarbamoyladenosine tRNA methylthiotransferase, with protein sequence MPSCDLDVCDIEDAVKKDDLTPNDRITPRGAVLPKARVKSTRNNLNELPVGDSIIPGTQKIYIRTWGCSHNNSDGEYMAGQLAAYGYKITDDSEAADLWLLNSCTVKNPSEDNFRNAIKRAQELDKHLVVAGCVPQGQPKHQSIKGISVIGVQQIDRVVEVVEETLKGHTVRLLGQKKVGGKKTGGAPLDLPKIRKNPLIEIIAINTGCLNQCTYCKTKHARGDLGSYPPEEIVERAKQAFEEGVVELWLTSEDTGAYGKDIGVTLPELLWQLVEVIPEGAMLRIGMTNPPYILEHLEEMAKILNHPRVYSFLHVPVQSASDNVLSDMKREYCADDFRHVVDFLREKVPGVTIATDVICGFPTETWEDFQETVALVDQYKFPSLFINQFYPRPGTPAARMKRLPTEEVKKRTREISKVFHSYHPYDHKVGEHQTVLITEDAKDQAHFVGHNKYYDQVLIHKSEGDLMGKMVQVEITSAGEHFQMARVLSHTEVHSPGLVEPLPKGAVSGVRTTLTPERVVQGQASRWQQWQRAAVVVLLAVVVADVLRILYLWTSQ